AGAGAATACCAAGGCGCTTGAGAGAACTCGGGTGAAGGAACTAGGCAAAATGGTGCCGTAACTTCGGGAGAAGGCACGCTGGCACGTAGGTGGAGGGACTTGCTCCCCGAGCCGAAGCCAGTCGAAGATACCAGCTGGCTGCAACTGTTTATTAAAAACACAGCACTGTGCAAACACGAAAGTGGACGTATACGGTGTGACGCCTGCCCGGTGCCGGAAGGTTAATTGATGGGGTTATCCGTAAGGAGAAGCTCTTGATCGAAGCCCCGGTAAACGGCGGCCGTAACTATAACGGTCCTAAGGTAGCGAAATTCCTTGTCGGGTAAGTTCCGACCTGCACGAATGGCGTAATGATGGCCAGGCTGTCTCCACCCGAGACTCAGTGAAATTGAACTCGCTGTGAAGATGCAGTGTACCCGCGGCAAGACGGAAAGACCCCGTGAACCTTTACTACAGCTTGACACTGAACATTGAGCCTTGATGTGCAGGATAGGTGGGAGGCTTTGAAGCGTGGACGCCAGTCTGCGTGGAGCCATCCTTGAAATACCACCCTTTAATGTTTGATGTTCTAACCTGGCGCCGTGATCCGGCGTGGGGACAGTGTCTGGTGGGTAGTTTGACTGGGGCGGTCTCCTCCCAAAGTGTAACGGAGGAGTACGAAGGTCAGCTAATCACGGTCGGACATCGTGAGGTTAGTGCAATGGCATAAGCTGGCTTGACTGCGAGAGTGACGGTTCGAGCAGGTGCGAAAGCAGGTCATAGTGATCCGGTGGTTCTGAATGGAAGGGCCATCGCTCAACGGATAAAAGGTACTCCGGGGATAACAGGCTGATACCGCCCAAGAGTTCATATCGACGGCGGTGTTTGGCACCTCGATGTCGGCTCATCACATCCTGGGGCTGAAGTAGGTCCCAAGGGTATGGCTGTTCGCCATTTAAAGTGGTACGCGAGCTGGGTTTAGAACGTCGTGAGACAGTTCGGTCCCTATCTGCCGTGGGCGCTGGAAGACTGAGAGGGGTTGCTCCTAGTACGAGAGGACCGGAGTGAACGCACCGCTGGTGTTCGGGTTGTCATGCCAATGGCACTGCCCGGTAGCTAAGTGCGGAAGAGATAAGTGCTGAAAGCATCTAAGCACGAAACTTGCCTCGAGATGAGTCTTCCCTGGGGCCCTGAGCCCCCTGAAGGGACGTTGAAGACGACGACGTTGATAGGCCGGGTGTGTAAGCGCAGCGATGCGTTGAGCTAACCGGTACTAATGACCCGTGAGGCTTAACCTTACAACGCCACAGGCGTTTTAAGAAAAAAGAGAGACGCAGTTTTCAGCTTGTTCACCGGATTAGCGCGTGTGGCCCCCTGCGGGCGGCATGCGAAACAGAATTTGCCTGGCGGCGAGAGCGCGGTGGTCCCACCTGACCCCATGCCGAACTCAGAAGTGAAACGCCGCAGCGCCGATGGTAGTGTGGGGCCTCCCCATGCGAGAGTAGGGAACTGCCAGGCATCAAATTAAGGTTACACCTGTAAAGGTCGACACCGGTTATCAGCGAGACCCCGCTGGTAATGCAGTATTCGGTGGTGCGGTAGTTCAGTCGGTTAGAATACCGGCCTGTCACGCCGGGGGTCGCGGGTTCGAGTCCCGTCCGCACCGCCACTCTATAAGCAACAGCCCTGACAGCAATGTCAGGGCTTTTTGCTTTTCTGTCGTTGAAAAAGGGTGATACCGCGTGCTTTAAACCTCTTTTCCCGCCCCTCATTTTCCCGGCGGTTCACTTATCCCCCCTTTATCCCGCAGCATGGCTCCAGTTGTCCGCGAGCGTAAAGCAGGGCCCGCTTTACAAAACGTGATGTGTGTTAATCCACTCGCTGAGAAAATCGATAAAGGCTCTGACGCGGGTGCTGACGGCGCGATCGCTGTAATAGACGGCATTAAACGGCATGGCGACCGGCAAGCGTTTGTCCGCTAATACCTCCACTAAACTGCCGTCATTAACCTCATTATTGATCATGTAGTCTGACAGACAGGCGATGCCGTTCCCCGCCAGGCAGAGCTGCTTAAGCGTTTCCCCGCTGTTGGCAGTAATCGTAGGCTGGATAGTATAAAGCTCGCCGTCGGGCTGAGCGGCGGGCCAGCGATTCAGCGCCGGCGTTTCGACAAAGCCGAGGCAGCTGTGCTGCGCCAGCGCATCAACGCTAGTCGGTACGCCGCAGCGTGCCAGATAGGCAGGCGCCGCCACTATTTTGCGATAGCTGGTGAACAGCGGGCGGGCGCGCAAGCTGGAATCGCTCAGGTTTCCGGCGCGGATCGCCACATCCACCTTGCGCTCAATCAGGTTAATGAAGGTTTCGGAAGAGATAAGGGAGAGGGTCATTTCCGGATAGCGACGGCGAAACGGCTCGACCATCGGCGTGAGCAGGTGTAATACCACCGGCGTGGCGGCGTCTACCCGCAACAGGCCGCGCGGCACCAGCCGGCTTTCCATCAGCTCGTTTTCTGCCGCCGCCATCTCCTGCAGCAGCTTCTGTATTTTGCGAAAATAGCCTTCGCCTTCCTGCGTCAGGCTAATCTGGCGGGTGGTGCGCGTCAGCAGCTCCACCCCCAGCTTCGCCTCCAGCTTCTTTACGGCGCGGCTAACGGCGGAGGTCGCCAGTTCCAGCTGCCTGGCCGCACGGCTAAAGCTGCCGCTTTCCACTACCGTAACAAAGATTTTTAACTCATCTGTAGATGCTTTCACCCTGTCTCCCGTGCGATATTTTTCTTTCTGCGTCCCTGCCGGACAGGATAGCAGAGAGCAGGGCGGACTGAATTTGTTGCTATCGTAACATTTGCTTGCCTGTCGGGAAGGTAAATTCCGTCACACTGATTGAAAGTCTTCCCTGAAGCCCCTATAACTGAAAGCAGTACCTGTATGCAGACACTTCAGAAACGGGCGGTATCGTGCGGAAAAAAACCTATGCCATGAGATATGTAGCTGGCCAGCCTGCGGAAAGAATTTTCCAGCCGAACGCCATGCTGCATGTTGGGCAAGCGCTTCCGCCAGGCGCGCCTCTTACCTCCAGCGCGACGTTACGCGTGCTGGTGTGGAATATCTTCAAACAGCAGCGGGCTGACTGGCTGTCGGTGCTGCAAAGCTTCGGTAAGGATGCGCAGCTGGTCTTGTTGCAAGAGGCGCAGACCACGCCGGAGCTGGTGCGTTTCGCGACGTCGAACTACCTCGCTGCGGATCAGGTGCCCGCCTTTGTGCTGCCGCAGCATCCTTCCGGGGTAATGACGCTGGCGGCTGCCCATCCGGTCTACTGCTGCCCGCTGCGCGAGCGTGAGCCGCTGCTACGCCTGGCGAAATCGGCGCTGATCACCGCTTATCCTTTACCGGACGGTAAGATGTTGATGGTGGTAAACATCCATGCGGTTAACTTCAGTCTTGGGATCGATGTCTACAGCAAACAGCTGGGGCCGATCGGCGAGCAGCTGGCGCACCATGACGGCCCGGTGATCATGGCCGGGGATTTTAACGCCTGGAGCCGTCAGCGTATGAATGCGCTCTATCGCTTTGCGCGCGAGATGGGGTTGCGCGAGGTGCGTTTTACCGATGATTACCGCCGTAAGGCATTTGGTCGCCCGCTCGATTTTGTCTTCTATCGCGGGCTGCGGGTGGCTGAAGCGAGCGTGCTGGTGACGCGCGCCTCCGATCACAATCCGCTGCTGGTCGAATTCGCCGCTGCCGATGCGGTTCAGGCATAAAAAAAGCCGATCGTAAGATCGGCTTTTTATTTCCTTCAGCAAGCAAGCTTAGCTGTCTGGCGTCGCGCTGTTACTGACGAACAGGGTGAGTTTATCACCCGGCTGAATCGAACTGCTGTCGCTCAGCACGCTGTTCCAGCGCTTGACGTCTTTGATGTTTACACCATGTCGACGCGCAATACTGGCAAGAGAATCACCCTTACGAACCTTATAGGTGATGCTGTTGCCGTTATCGGCCAGTTCACTACCTGCCACGCTGTCGCCCGTCGTCAGCGTCTGTCCCGGTTTAATCGTGTTGCCGCGCAAATTATTAGCGCGCTGCAGCGCTTTTACCGAAACGCCCATCCGGCTGGCGATGCCTGACAGGGTATCGCCGTTACGCACCGTATAGCTGCTGGCGCTGTTGCTCGCCAGACGCGTCGGTTGTACCGCAGCGATGTCGCCAGAGGCCAGAGAGCTACGCAGCTGCGCCACATTCGCCTTCGGCACCATAATATAGTGCGGTCCGTTAGGCGCCGTTGCGCCACGTTTGTAGCCCGTATTGTAGTTCTTCAGCTTGCTCACCGAGAGGCCGGCCATTTCCGCCGCCTGCGTCAGTTTAATCTGCTGACCCACTTCAACACGCGCCAACGCGCGACTTTCATTCGGGGCCGGCAACCGTACGCCATAACGCTTGTTGTTTTTCAGGATATCCTGCAACGCCAGCATTTTAGGGACGTACAGCGTGGTTTCACGCGGTAAGGACAGATGCCAGAAATCAGTTGGTTTGCCGCGCGCTTTATTCTGTTTAATCGCTTTCAGCACTCGCCCTTCGCCGCTGTTATAGGCCGCGATGGTTAACAACCAGTCTCCGTCGAACATCGTGTTCAGACGTTCCATCATATCCAGAACCGCTCGGGTCGACGCGACGATATCGCGGCGGCCGTCATACCACTGATTCTGTTTTAAACCATAGTTACGCCCCGTACTCGGCACTATCTGCCAGATGCCTGCGGCATCCGCGGCGGATGTGGCGTGGGGGTTAAAAGCGCTCTCCACTATGGGTAGTAGTACCAGTTCCATCGGCATCTTACGTTGCTTAATCTGCTCGACTATCCAGTACATATACGGCTCTGCCCGTAAAGTTACATCGTGGAGATAGCTCTTGTTTCTTAAGTACTTTTGTTTCTGCTCTCGGATCCGGGGGTTTTCCGGAACCTCCATCTTCAGCCCGTCGCGAATGTAATTCCACAAATCCTGGTCCTGAGTCAGGGCCGTTCCATCATCCTGCCAACGCGGGGATAACATGCGATCTGTAAATTTACCATTCTCACTTTGACCAGCTGAAGACAGACTCTGTGCATGCTGTTCAGGGATAGTGGCATCGTGTCGCGATGCCTGACATCCCATCATCAGCAAGACCGAGGCGAGAAGGATAATCGCTCTAGTCTTCATGTGTGTGTCAATGGTTTGCTTAAAAGACGAGCAATCATACGTGCTGAAGCACCACAACACAACCCGAAAAATCAAAAATTGTCTTTCTTCTGCCGTAGCAGGGCAAAAACGTCCCATGCATGCTGTGGCGGCATATTCAAACGTAACGCCCTTTGTAAATCAGCATCTTGCGTACGTAAAAATAAATTTATTTGCCGTTCGTGCCCCAGTTTTGTTGGCAAACTAGTGCGGTTTTCAGCGCGTAACTCCTTAATTTCGTGAAAATAGCGCTGAATCTCCCTGTCTTCCGGCAGCGTAGCGTTAGCAAATTTTAAGTTAGATAAGGTGTATTCGTGGGCGCAGCAAACCAGAGTTTCATCTGGCAATTCAGCAAGTTTCTGAAAAGATTCGTACATCTGTTCTGCCGTGCCTTCAAACAGACGTCCGCAGCCGCCAGAAAACAGAGTGTCACCGCAAAAAAGATAAGGTGCGCTGTAATATGAGATATGTCCTAAAGTATGGCCGGGGGTAAAAATCACCCTAAATTCGCAGCCCAAAACAGGCACGATATCGCCTTCGCTGACAATCTGGGTAGCGCCCTTATCTTGTGTCTCTTGCGGGCCGTAGACCACTATTTCCGGCCACTTGTTCAGCAGTTCTTTTACGCCGC
This DNA window, taken from Mixta gaviniae, encodes the following:
- the yafC gene encoding DNA-binding transcriptional regulator YafC, encoding MKASTDELKIFVTVVESGSFSRAARQLELATSAVSRAVKKLEAKLGVELLTRTTRQISLTQEGEGYFRKIQKLLQEMAAAENELMESRLVPRGLLRVDAATPVVLHLLTPMVEPFRRRYPEMTLSLISSETFINLIERKVDVAIRAGNLSDSSLRARPLFTSYRKIVAAPAYLARCGVPTSVDALAQHSCLGFVETPALNRWPAAQPDGELYTIQPTITANSGETLKQLCLAGNGIACLSDYMINNEVNDGSLVEVLADKRLPVAMPFNAVYYSDRAVSTRVRAFIDFLSEWINTHHVL
- a CDS encoding endonuclease/exonuclease/phosphatase family protein, whose amino-acid sequence is MRKKTYAMRYVAGQPAERIFQPNAMLHVGQALPPGAPLTSSATLRVLVWNIFKQQRADWLSVLQSFGKDAQLVLLQEAQTTPELVRFATSNYLAADQVPAFVLPQHPSGVMTLAAAHPVYCCPLREREPLLRLAKSALITAYPLPDGKMLMVVNIHAVNFSLGIDVYSKQLGPIGEQLAHHDGPVIMAGDFNAWSRQRMNALYRFAREMGLREVRFTDDYRRKAFGRPLDFVFYRGLRVAEASVLVTRASDHNPLLVEFAAADAVQA
- the mltD gene encoding murein transglycosylase D: MKTRAIILLASVLLMMGCQASRHDATIPEQHAQSLSSAGQSENGKFTDRMLSPRWQDDGTALTQDQDLWNYIRDGLKMEVPENPRIREQKQKYLRNKSYLHDVTLRAEPYMYWIVEQIKQRKMPMELVLLPIVESAFNPHATSAADAAGIWQIVPSTGRNYGLKQNQWYDGRRDIVASTRAVLDMMERLNTMFDGDWLLTIAAYNSGEGRVLKAIKQNKARGKPTDFWHLSLPRETTLYVPKMLALQDILKNNKRYGVRLPAPNESRALARVEVGQQIKLTQAAEMAGLSVSKLKNYNTGYKRGATAPNGPHYIMVPKANVAQLRSSLASGDIAAVQPTRLASNSASSYTVRNGDTLSGIASRMGVSVKALQRANNLRGNTIKPGQTLTTGDSVAGSELADNGNSITYKVRKGDSLASIARRHGVNIKDVKRWNSVLSDSSSIQPGDKLTLFVSNSATPDS
- the gloB gene encoding hydroxyacylglutathione hydrolase, whose amino-acid sequence is MNLNSIPAFQDNYIWTLSDDQGRCLIVDPGEAAPVLAAVEQQQWTPVAILLTHHHHDHVGGVKELLNKWPEIVVYGPQETQDKGATQIVSEGDIVPVLGCEFRVIFTPGHTLGHISYYSAPYLFCGDTLFSGGCGRLFEGTAEQMYESFQKLAELPDETLVCCAHEYTLSNLKFANATLPEDREIQRYFHEIKELRAENRTSLPTKLGHERQINLFLRTQDADLQRALRLNMPPQHAWDVFALLRQKKDNF